In the Hordeum vulgare subsp. vulgare chromosome 7H, MorexV3_pseudomolecules_assembly, whole genome shotgun sequence genome, one interval contains:
- the LOC123409910 gene encoding wall-associated receptor kinase 5-like yields MGMRRTVHEHRHLFLEIEIAVAASMERLVRRRVVHTVAVAAALLLLLQQPLDAAAANCSARCGGIGFSYPFGIEAGCYHDGFNLTCDHSYRPPKLFLGDGTLEVLEISIPSGTVRANSSSIALLPAAGAPGKKANGTAKYHTWSGLRRGGPFFVSPEKNKFLVLSCSNVQVLLLAEDNSTVNACATYCPPAPGKGQPFQFPLNKECSGIGCCSAAIPKGYTSYSIQVQPPGNVSEFDSESSVYIAEEGSYNVTRLIFETVNTLPVLLDWVISNSTCGKELPATHASGCRSSSSSCQNYTSFAYKGYRCRCSAGYQGNPYVVDGCQDIDECAHWELHSCYGTCTNVPGAFRCQCPDETSGNPFMKGGCIKNKKSSQGLSMGLVASGGSILVLLAFGAPFVTRKIKQQKAQKRKDKFFKQNHGLLFQQLVSQRADMGERMIITLAELEKATNNFDKTREVGGGGHGIVYKGILDLQVVAIKKSKIIVQREIDDFINEVAILSQINHRNVVKLIGCCLEAEVPLLVYEFISNGTLEHHLHVEGPVSLSWDDRLRIALEISTALAYLHSAASTPVYHRDIKSANILLDESLTAKVSDFGASKFIPIDQTGVTTAVQGTIGYLDPMYYYTGRLTDKSDVFSFGVVLIELLTRKRPLAYHSVDGDSLVLHFASLVTQGVLADLLDPQVMEEDDGEVQEVAALAAKCVSLNGEDRPAMREVEMTLENLRIKRKQAARDAKSRRYDDDGQFSTDDTASEGGTEEPSGEYTVEEQILLSERYPR; encoded by the exons ATGGGGATGAGAAGAACAGTCCACGAACATCGCCATCTTTTTCTGGAGATTGAGATAGCCGTAGCTGCATCCATGGAGAGGTTAGTGCGCAGGCGAGTAGTGCACACCGTGGCTGTAGCTGCagcgttgctgctgctgctgcagcagcCTTTGGACGCGGCAGCAGCTAACTGCAGCGCCCGCTGTGGCGGCATCGGCTTCTCCTACCCTTTCGGGATCGAGGCCGGCTGCTACCACGACGGCTTCAACCTCACCTGCGACCACTCGTACCGGCCGCCCAAGCTGTTCCTCGGCGACGGCACCTTGGAGGTGCTCGAGATCTCCATCCCCAGCGGCACGGTGCGCGCCAACAGCAGCAGCATCGCGCTCTTACCGGCAGCAGGGGCACCAGGCAAGAAGGCCAACGGCACAGCAAAGTACCACACATGGAGTGGGCTCAGAAGGGGCGGCCCGTTCTTCGTCTCGCCGGAGAAGAACAAGTTCCTGGTGCTGTCCTGCAGCAACGTCCAGGTCCTCCTCCTCGCGGAGGACAACAGCACCGTCAACGCCTGTGCCACTTACTGCCCACCAGCCCCAGGAAAGGGCCAGCCTTTTCAGTTCCCCTTGAACAAGGAGTGCTCCGGCATTGGCTGCTGCAGTGCTGCCATCCCCAAAGGCTACACTTCCTACAGCATCCAGGTCCAGCCCCCTGGCAATGTTTCTGAATTTGATTCGGAATCTTCGGTCTACATAGCCGAGGAAGGTTCCTACAATGTCACACGCCTGATATTTGAAACTGTAAATACTCTCCCAGTCTTGCTGGACTGGGTCATCAGCAATTCAACATGTGGTAAGGAGCTGCCTGCCACGCATGCATCTGGgtgccgcagcagcagcagctcctgTCAGAACTATACGAGCTTTGCTTACAAAGGGTACCGCTGTCGCTGCTCTGCTGGCTATCAAGGCAACCCCTATGTTGTGGATGGATGCCAAG ACATTGATGAGTGTGCGCATTGGGAACTCCACTCATGCTACGGAACCTGCACAAATGTGCCTGGAGCGTTTCGCTGCCAATGCCCTGATGAGACCAGCGGGAATCCCTTCATGAAAGGGGGGTGCATCAAGAACAAGAAATCCTCTCAAG GTTTAAGCATGGGCCTAGTAGCCAGTGGTGGGTCAATTCTTGTGCTTCTGGCTTTTGGTGCTCCCTTTGTAACACGGAAGATCAAGCAACAGAAGGCCCAAAAAAGGAAAGACAAGTTTTTCAAGCAAAATCATGGGTTGCTATTTCAGCAGTTAGTTTCACAAAGAGCTGATATGGGTGAACGGATGATCATCACCTTAGCAGAGCTAGAGAAGGCTACAAACAATTTTGACAAAACTCGTGAGGTTGGCGGTGGAGGACATGGCATTGTTTATAAAGGAATTCTGGATCTACAGGTTGTAGCCATCAAGAAATCAAAGATTATCGTACAGAGAGAAATCGACGACTTCATTAATGAGGTTGCAATTCTTTCCCAAATCAACCATCGGAACGTCGTGAAGCTAATTGGATGTTGTCTCGAGGCAGAAGTCCCATTGTTGGTTtacgagttcatttcaaatggaaCTCTTGAGCATCATCTGCATGTTGAAGGACCGGTATCACTATCATGGGACGACCGGTTGAGGATTGCACTTGAGATATCTACAGCCCTGGCCTATCTACATTCAGCCGCTTCAACGCCAGTGTATCACAGAGACATTAAGTCCGCCAACATACTTCTTGATGAAAGCTTAACAGCCAAGGTATCAGACTTTGGGGCTTCAAAGTTTATTCCTATTGATCAAACGGGGGTGACTACTGCGGTTCAAGGAACGATTGGCTACTTGGATCCCATGTACTATTACACTGGCCGTCTAACAGACAAGAGCGATGTCTTCAGCTTTGGCGTGGTTCTCATAGAACTGCTTACCAGAAAGAGGCCACTCGCCTATCATTCTGTCGATGGCGATAGTCTTGTTCTGCATTTTGCCTCACTGGTCACACAAGGTGTGCTGGCTGACTTGCTGGATCCTCAGGTCATGGAAGAGGATGACGGAGAGGTCCAGGAGGTAGCTGCGCTGGCAGCAAAGTGCGTGAGCTTGAACGGAGAAGACCGGCCGGCGATGAGAGAAGTGGAGATGACGCTCGAAAACCTTCGGATCAAGAGGAAGCAAGCTGCGCGTGATGCAAAATCTAGGAGGTATGATGATGATGGCCAATTCTCTACCGACGACACGGCAAGTGAAGGGGGCACGGAGGAGCCAAGTGGGGAGTACACCGTGGAAGAGCAAATCCTGTTGTCGGAGAGGTACCCTCGATGA